Below is a genomic region from Candidatus Dependentiae bacterium.
GGAGGGTTCACCATGACACAAACTAAAATAGTATTCTTCAGTGCTTTAGCACTCATAGGCTGCACCAATATGCAAGCAATGGACAACAATAATCACACAAGAGTTTCACCAGACTCACTACGCACATCGCCCTCACTAGAAAATCAAAATGAAAAAACTACACAGTCAACTGCATCGACTGCGAAATTATCTTCTCAATCATCATCGCGATCATCATCACCATCACGCATGAGAGAAATCAACAAAGATATAAAAAAGTATCCGGGGTTTGAAAAATCAGGCCATAAAATTGATGTAGATCTCAGCAATCAACAATCACAACAATCAACACCACCAACACAATTCAAGCCATCCTCTCGATCAATATCGCGATCAGCAAAGCAATCACCATCATCTACGCCCTCACCAACAAATACAATATGGATGCAGCAGTGGCCAATCAACCAAGTCGAGATACTTACACCTACAGAGACCCAAGCGTTCAGCTCAACATATGCCCAAACTTCTCCCCGCTTATTAGACACTGAGAATTTACAAGATCGAACACTCCCAAATTTTGCAAATAAAACCAAAAGCCAAATACTTCGACCAACACCAGTAAGATTGACTGTCACCGAAGAGAAAAAGATTGCACCATCGACAGATAATTCAGTACAACAAGACAGCAAGCAGAATATTCACCAAAAAAACGAAAAACATAACAAGCAAGCGCCAGCCTCATGCTGCGTAATAATGTAAGCACCTTCTAAAGATTCTAAAATTTTTTATATTAAACTTTGGAGAATTACCATGATACAGACTAAAAAAATCTTATTATTCATAACATTAGCTCTCATAGGCTACGCCAACATGCAAGCAATGGATTTCACACTAAAATTAAACCAAGTAGGTAACCACAAGAGAATGCCGGTATATTTGTCTACGCATGTATTAATGAGACAGCTAAACGAACAGATGCGCGCCATGAATTCACCCAAAATATCGCCCTATCATTTCGTGAAAGAAAGCGGAAATTCATGCTCATGGTTTCCAAAAGAAACACAAGAAATCAAACACAGCAGGCAGCAGGCAATGCAACAACAAACTGCTAACAAAAATACTAGAGTGACTGTTAAATTGGAATGTTGTTCAACAGAGCAAGCCCACAGAGTCTTACAAAAGCTGCCTGGCTGTATGATAGACGAAATTATAATCAAACAAACAGTTGCAAAAAAAACCGCTGCACTTATAGTAAGAAAAGAACAATTAAGAGAAGAAGAACAAAAGAAAATCATGGAACCCCAAGAAACAAAACAGCCCGCATTAACAGAAAATAAAACAACCAATATACCACTCCCAAAGCACGCTCCCATTGAAATCGAACCAAAAAACTTGATTGAACTCGAAGTTACTGCAAAATGCTCATGCGTAATAATGTAATAACCTAAACATACAATCTCACAAGGTATTTATCATGAAAAACACCTATGCTATTATCACCCTCCTTGCACTTTTCACCATTAACGCAAACAGTTTCGGCATGAACAACGCCGCTGCTGATGCTGGCAATCCACAACAAAACAAACTACCCTATAGAGTCCAATCTGATTCACCCCTCCTCAATGCTGCATACAATGGAGATCGTAATGGTGCTGAAAAAGCACTAGAAGATGAAGCTGTAAACACCAAAGACAACGGCGTAGGATTTACTGCACTTATATATGCAAGCGCCAATGGTTATGAAAATATAGTAGAGCTATTATTGAATCGTAATGCCAACAGTAGTGCCAGTAATGATATGGGCGAAGCAAGTTTACATTTAGCCGCTCGCTATGGACACACATCTATACTACATCGATTAATCGCAGCAAGCGCATCTATTAATCATCAACAACTACGACACGCTAGTGATTCAAGTGAAACGATCGACTCAAACCATAGCAAAACAAAAATACCCCTAATTCCACACAAGTTAAGACGCTGTCATGCAATTTCGCATCAATCTTCATTAACCCCACTTATGGAGGCAGTTACTCACAATCATGCATCAAGCATACAAGTACTCATTGACGCAGGAGCTGACGTCACCAAAAAAAATAATAAAAACAATACAGCGCAAGACATGGCAACAGGCAA
It encodes:
- a CDS encoding ankyrin repeat domain-containing protein; the encoded protein is MKNTYAIITLLALFTINANSFGMNNAAADAGNPQQNKLPYRVQSDSPLLNAAYNGDRNGAEKALEDEAVNTKDNGVGFTALIYASANGYENIVELLLNRNANSSASNDMGEASLHLAARYGHTSILHRLIAASASINHQQLRHASDSSETIDSNHSKTKIPLIPHKLRRCHAISHQSSLTPLMEAVTHNHASSIQVLIDAGADVTKKNNKNNTAQDMATGKTLEIFDNLRKEADPTKKEAIRKALQDTQNLTDDDHATPFHAGYLDIIDIMNAYTPTTEDHLKNHQTAKRVQLEHYRFIQQANASSSSSSSSSSSSSSSSSSSSSYLKK